Proteins from a single region of Butyrivibrio fibrisolvens:
- a CDS encoding tyrosine-type recombinase/integrase yields MTFEKRLNDAFEEMMSYRTSVGYATATYRSSVPPFIRFCVEKFPNSELITPEMIDEWLAFYPYTINSKAAFIALLREYTRYLNFLGYEDYIPDDGYTVKRIAYNPYLFTDVELSGLFNAIDSIQGATCGKRYLPEIVLPVYSRLIYCCGLRPQEPPAIRTEDIDLKTGDLYIRQSKRHKDRHIIMSDDMMKLCKKYDALAGKREWFFQKWDGNPYETSWYNNVWRRIIKTCGIQWKGNPRPYDLRHAFASRNILKWINSGKDVMELLTYLSAYMGHSELTSTLYYVHLLPDNLRKAKGIDWDILSKIYGEEVSCDED; encoded by the coding sequence ATGACATTTGAGAAAAGGTTGAATGATGCATTTGAGGAAATGATGTCATATAGGACCTCTGTTGGATATGCTACTGCGACTTATCGCTCTTCCGTTCCGCCATTTATAAGATTCTGCGTTGAAAAATTCCCTAACTCGGAATTAATAACGCCGGAAATGATTGATGAATGGCTGGCATTTTATCCTTACACTATCAATAGTAAAGCGGCATTTATCGCTTTGCTCAGAGAATACACCAGATATCTGAATTTCCTGGGGTATGAGGATTATATTCCCGATGATGGTTACACTGTAAAAAGAATCGCCTATAATCCTTACCTGTTTACTGATGTGGAACTTTCAGGTCTGTTTAATGCAATAGACTCGATACAAGGAGCAACGTGCGGTAAAAGATATCTGCCTGAGATAGTACTTCCTGTATATTCCCGCTTGATTTACTGTTGCGGATTACGTCCACAGGAACCACCTGCAATACGCACCGAAGATATAGACCTTAAAACAGGTGATTTATATATCCGTCAGTCAAAACGGCATAAAGACCGTCATATAATCATGTCTGACGATATGATGAAGCTCTGCAAAAAGTATGACGCATTAGCAGGTAAACGGGAGTGGTTCTTTCAAAAATGGGACGGAAATCCATATGAAACATCATGGTACAACAATGTTTGGCGAAGGATAATTAAAACATGCGGTATACAGTGGAAAGGTAATCCCCGTCCGTATGATCTTAGGCATGCCTTTGCTTCAAGGAATATCCTCAAGTGGATCAATAGTGGAAAAGATGTAATGGAACTTCTTACATATCTTTCAGCTTATATGGGACATTCTGAGCTTACATCTACACTATACTATGTTCATCTGCTTCCTGATAATCTCCGGAAGGCAAAGGGCATCGATTGGGATATACTCTCCAAGATATACGGAGAGGAGGTGTCCTGTGATGAGGATTAG